AGATCGTTCAAATAATATTGTTAAAATAGTGATTCCACATTGAGGGAAGATTGCTACAGGTGAACATATGGCATTACGGGTCGCGTTGCCGAATAAAGGACGCCTGAGCGAGCGGTCTATCCAGATCATGAAACAGGCGGGCATTGAGATTGAGGACGGGTCTGAGCGAAAGCTTTTCGCTGCGGTGAAGGAGAGAGACCTCGAAGTTATGTTCCTGAGAGCTCAGGACATTGTCCGATTTGTGCATCAGGGGGTTGTTGATGCTGGTATCACAGGAAAAGATCTTGTCCTTGAAGCCGATCTCGATGTTGTCACACTCGTAGAGCTTAATTATGGACACTGCAGGCTAGTTGTCGCTGTACCTGAAAACACCAATATCAACACAATCGAAGAAATCAAAGAGAATTCAACCGTTGCGACATCGTTTCCAAATTTAACACAACGTTTCTTCTCAAAATTGGGTAAGAACGTTAAGATTTCGGTTGTTTCTGGTGCGACGGAGGTTACACCGCACATCGGCGTCGCTGATCTTATCGTCGATCTTGTTTCAACTGGCTCCACCCTTAGGACCCACAGACTCAAAGAAATTGCCACTATTGTAGAGTCCAATGCAGTTTTAATCGGCAATAAGGAGAGTGTAAAGAAAAAGAGGAAGCAAATCGATGAATTATCGGCGGCGATCAAGAGCGTATCTGATGCAGAGAACAAGAAATATTTGATGGCAGACGTGCCAGTCAAAGCTCTTGATGAAGTAAGGAAATTCCTTCCTGGCATTGCAGGACCCACGATCATGAATATCATGGGCCGAGATGATGTAGTAGCGATTCACGTCGTAGTCGATAAGGACAAGGTCTACGATGCGGTCATCCGGCTAAAATCACTAGGAGCAACTGGTATTCTCATAGTACCAATCGATAGAATGGTGCCGTAGGTGAAATGTAATGATCGAAAAGTGGATCAAATCGACGTTGCGCGACATCTCTCTATATTATAGCCCGACTGTGAAAGCGTTCAGAATGGACAATAATGCGAACCTATTCGGACCTAACCCCGTTATAAAAGAGGTTCTCCGGGAATTGACCGACACTGAGCTCAGTAATTACCCAACGACCTATTCCGATGATTTGCGAAAAGCGTTGGCCGGATTTTATGGTCTCGAGATGAATAATTTCGTTGCTGGAAACGGATCAGATGAAGTCCTCGATGTTTGCATCAAAGCGTTCGTCGAGTCTGGAGATAAAGTCGTAATGCCTCACCCTACCTACGCATTACACTCATTTTTTGTCAAAGTCAATGGTGGGGTTGTGGTCAGTGTGGACCTCGACGAGCAATTCCAGCTAGTCCCCGAGGCGATAAACGCGACAGAAGGAAAAGTCGTCCTTCTCAGTACGCCGAATAACCCGACAGGAAATAGCTTCAAAATGAAAGATGTAAGAGAGGTCATTGAAGGGGTGGATCGGCCCGTGATCGTTGACGAGGCTTATGCTGAGTTCTCGAACCAGTCCTTTGTTCCGCTTGTCAATGAATATGAAAATCTCATCGTTACGAGAACTTTTTCTAAGGCTTACGGGCTTGCTGGTCTGAGGATTGGATATGCAATCACGAATCCCCGTCTCGCAAACGTCCTACTGAGGACGAAGACACCACTGAGCCTCAACATCATCAGCGAGAAAATGGCGATTGCTGCACTGGATCGGCAGGATTTCGTGATGAAGACTGTGGAGAAGGTGAGACGGGAGAGAGAATATGTGTCAAGAGGGCTGATGTCGATCGGATTCAAGGTCTTCCCTTCTGATACAAATTTCGTACTCGCAAAATCACCAATAAGCTCTGCAACTCTTGTTTCAAAACTCGCACAGAAGGGCATTCTCATAAGAGACTTTGGACATGTCCCGAGACTGGAGAACTGTGTGAGGGTGACCATAGGAACCAGGGAAATGAATGAACGTCTTCTTCGACTGATTGAGGAGGTGCTCAGAGAGTGCCAGTGAAGATTACAATCGCGGATTACGGTGTCGGTAATCTGCACAGCATCAGGAAGGCTCTGGAGAATTGTGGAGCCAAGGTTTCGATTGCCACTGATTTAAATCTACTACTTGATGCAGAATGCATTATTTTTCCTGGCGTTGGCGCCTTCAGTAGAACAATGGAGAGACTCTTTTCAATCAGAGACGAAATCGTGAGACGATTGAGCGAAGGAATACCTTGCTTAGGTATCTGCATTGGGATGCAGATCCTATTCGAAGGCAGCGAAGAGGGTTCGAGGCCAGGCCTGGGCTTTATGAATGGACGAGTCATTAGACTGAGGGCGAATAAAATTCCGCACATGGGGTGGAACACCGTCGCTAGCGAAGATCCAATTCTCCACGGAACAGGCTCAAATTTCTTCTACTTTGCTCACTCGTATCGAGCTGAGCCTCGAGAAGGCATCACGGTCGGAAGGACGCACTACTATGAGGAATTTCCATCCATAGTCAGAAAGGTGAATACTTACGGAACACAGTTCCATCCTGAAAAGAGCAGCACACATGGTCTCAAGTTCTTATCGAATTTTGTTGAGTTCGCGGAGGGTTGCCTTTGATCGTTTTGCCAGCGATCGACATCATGGGCGGAAAGGTCGTGCAACTCGTCGGTGGGGTTCCTGGCACTGAGCGCATCGTGCTCCCCGATCCAATTACAGTGGCTCACGACTGGGAAAATCAGGGCGCACCTGGCCTCCACGTCATCGATCTTGACGCGGCGATGGGAAAGGGGAACAATTTTCCAATCATCCAGAGGATTCTAGCAGAGGTAGAGATCCCTGTCCAGGTTGGTGGGGGAATCAGATCAGAATCGATTGTTGACGATTTGATATCATCTGGTGCTTCAAGGGTTATCACAGGGACAAGGGGGATTCTTGACCATGTTTGGCTAAAATCTATGACAGAGCGATGGCCAGGGAAAGTTATGCTTGCTGTGGATATGCGGGAAAGTAAAGTCCTTATTAAAGGTTGGCAGGAGCCAACGATGATCACCCTAGACAAGATTTTCCATAAAATCAGAGAACTCCCACTTGCTGGTGTTCTCTACACAGATGTCGATGTCGAGGGAAAGAACGCTGGGATCAACATACATAAAACAAAAGCGTTCATCGATCAATGCCCTCACAAGGTTTTCGTCGCCGGCGGAATAAAGAATAGGGAAGATATCGATTTACTTGAGAAGCTCGGCGCATATGCCGCCGTCGTAGGAATGGCGATATACACCGGCGGGATTGCTCCGAGCGATGTATGGAGGCGGAGACGGTGAAAAAGAGGATGGCGAAACTCAGCAGAAAGACAAGAGAAACGGATGTTGAGATCTCGATGGTGCTCGATGGTAGCGGCACCAGTCAAATTGAATGCGAAGATCAATTCCTCCGCCATATGATCGAGACTTTTGGGAAATACGCGTCCTTCGACCTCACTATGAAACTTGTAGGGGACAATAAGCACCACCTCGTTGAGGACGCAGCGATCGTTCTTGGCCTTGCACTACGACAGGCGATTGGTGATGTACCCGTTGAAAGAATTTCTAGTGCAACTGTTCCGATGGATGATGCACTAGTCTCGGTTGCGGTCGATCTAATCGATCGCCCATACGCAGATATCGAATGTCCTAACGACCTCTACCGCCACTTCCTAAGAAGCTTTGCAATGGCATCAGGGATCACACTCCATGTGATTGTCCAAAGGGGATTTGATGAACATCACATCATTGAGGCGATATTCAAGGCACTTGGACTGGCGCTCAAGAATGCGGTATTACGAAGAAAAGATGTGCTAAGCACGAAGGAGATCCCGCGGATCGGGAGGGGATGACACTGCTGGCCAAGAGGATCATTCCATGCCTTGATGTGACTGAGGAGGGGGTTGTCAAAGGTGTCAAATTTCAGAACCTCAAGGGCGTCGGGTATCCACCTGAAATGGCCGCAGAATACGAGAGACAGGGAGCGGACGAGATCGTCTTTCTCGATATTTCTGCAAGTGTGAAAGGAAGAAAAACGCTCCTCGATGTTGTTAAGAGAACAGCTGAGAAGGTTTTCGTCCCATTGACGGTCGGCGGTGGGATCCGAGGCCGTGAGGACATGCGGGATGCACTGCTAGCTGGTGCAGACAAAGTCTCGATCAACACTGTTGCCGTTGAAAACCCCGAGACGATTGCTTTATGCGCAGAGGACTTCGGGAGGCAGTGCGTTGTTGTAGCGATTGACGCGAAGAGAGAAAAGGATTCTTGGCTCGTCTATACACACGGAGGTCGACGGCGGACGTCACTAAATGCAATTGACTGGGCGATTCGGGCGGAAGAACTCGGTGCAGGCGAGATCCTGTTGACGAGCATGGATGCGGATGGGACCCAGAAGGGCTACGATATCGAATTAACGGCTGCTGTGAGTGAGGCAGTTGGTATCCCTGTAATCGCCTCTGGAGGTTGTGGTACACTCGAGCACATCTATGAAGTCTTCTCTCAAACCGATGCAGATGCCGCACTCGCGGCCTCGATCTTCCATTACGGGGTTTACACTGTCCAGCAAGTCAAGGAATATTTGCGGGAAAGGGGGATTCTCGTCAGATGATCTCAAAACTCAAATTCGATGAAAATGGGCTCATTCCCGTTATCATACAAGATGCTGAGACCAACGAGGTCCTGATGATGGCCTACGCGAACGAAGAGGCTTGCCGAAAGATGATCGAAACAGGGAGAACACACTTTTATAGCAGGTCGAGGAAGAAGCTCTGGATGAAGGGTGAGACTTCAGGGAACGTCCAGGAAATCATCTCCATACAAACAGATTGTGATTCAGATGCTCTCCTCGTAAGAGTCCGCCAGACGGGCAACGCATGTCATCTTGACAGGCCTTCATGCTTCGAGGAGGTCATTTATGGCAATACGAGTAGTACCGCCGCAATTATTCCAGAACTCCGCAGAGTAATTCGAGACAGGAAAACCAGCCCCAAGGAAGAGAGCTACACATCTAAATTGTTGAAAGACGAGGACAAGTTGCTGAAGAAAATCGTTGAAGAGGCAACGGAGCTGATTCTCGCTGCAAAAAATGGTGATCTGAAACAAGAAGCGTGGGAGACCGCAGATCTCATTTACCACTTCATGGTTTTGCTGGAGAAGATGGAACTCCCCATCGCGGAAGTTTACAAAGTCCTTTCGGAGCGAAGAAAATGAGGATCGATCTCCATACACATACAATACTGAGTGACGGCGAACTTCTTCCAATTGAACTTGCGAGACGAGCCGTCGCTAAAGGACATCAGGCGATAGCATTGACCGACCATGTTTCTCTTTCAACGATGGAGAGGGTTATTAAAGAGACACGAAGAGACTGCCACCTTGCTTCAGAATGGGACATTGAAGTCATCCTTGGTGTCGAACTGACGCACATACCAGCCTCAAAATTAGATGTCGCGATTACCGAAGCGAGAAGACTTGGCGCTCAGCTGATTGTTGTTCACGGCGAAACGATCAGTGAACCCGTCGAGCCAGGGACAAATAGGGTTGCC
The sequence above is drawn from the Methanomassiliicoccales archaeon genome and encodes:
- the hisC gene encoding histidinol-phosphate transaminase codes for the protein MIEKWIKSTLRDISLYYSPTVKAFRMDNNANLFGPNPVIKEVLRELTDTELSNYPTTYSDDLRKALAGFYGLEMNNFVAGNGSDEVLDVCIKAFVESGDKVVMPHPTYALHSFFVKVNGGVVVSVDLDEQFQLVPEAINATEGKVVLLSTPNNPTGNSFKMKDVREVIEGVDRPVIVDEAYAEFSNQSFVPLVNEYENLIVTRTFSKAYGLAGLRIGYAITNPRLANVLLRTKTPLSLNIISEKMAIAALDRQDFVMKTVEKVRREREYVSRGLMSIGFKVFPSDTNFVLAKSPISSATLVSKLAQKGILIRDFGHVPRLENCVRVTIGTREMNERLLRLIEEVLRECQ
- a CDS encoding HisA/HisF-related TIM barrel protein, with product MIVLPAIDIMGGKVVQLVGGVPGTERIVLPDPITVAHDWENQGAPGLHVIDLDAAMGKGNNFPIIQRILAEVEIPVQVGGGIRSESIVDDLISSGASRVITGTRGILDHVWLKSMTERWPGKVMLAVDMRESKVLIKGWQEPTMITLDKIFHKIRELPLAGVLYTDVDVEGKNAGINIHKTKAFIDQCPHKVFVAGGIKNREDIDLLEKLGAYAAVVGMAIYTGGIAPSDVWRRRR
- the hisIE gene encoding bifunctional phosphoribosyl-AMP cyclohydrolase/phosphoribosyl-ATP diphosphatase HisIE, whose product is MISKLKFDENGLIPVIIQDAETNEVLMMAYANEEACRKMIETGRTHFYSRSRKKLWMKGETSGNVQEIISIQTDCDSDALLVRVRQTGNACHLDRPSCFEEVIYGNTSSTAAIIPELRRVIRDRKTSPKEESYTSKLLKDEDKLLKKIVEEATELILAAKNGDLKQEAWETADLIYHFMVLLEKMELPIAEVYKVLSERRK
- a CDS encoding histidinol phosphate phosphatase domain-containing protein; the encoded protein is MRIDLHTHTILSDGELLPIELARRAVAKGHQAIALTDHVSLSTMERVIKETRRDCHLASEWDIEVILGVELTHIPASKLDVAITEARRLGAQLIVVHGETISEPVEPGTNRVAISNPEVDVLAHPGFITVEEAQVAKDNGIALEITSRSAHSATNGHVAKIASEVGAKMIVNTDAHYAKDLLSEEEAIIIAMGAGLARAEAEKAVRDNPVNIIRRVRGR
- the hisG gene encoding ATP phosphoribosyltransferase encodes the protein MALRVALPNKGRLSERSIQIMKQAGIEIEDGSERKLFAAVKERDLEVMFLRAQDIVRFVHQGVVDAGITGKDLVLEADLDVVTLVELNYGHCRLVVAVPENTNINTIEEIKENSTVATSFPNLTQRFFSKLGKNVKISVVSGATEVTPHIGVADLIVDLVSTGSTLRTHRLKEIATIVESNAVLIGNKESVKKKRKQIDELSAAIKSVSDAENKKYLMADVPVKALDEVRKFLPGIAGPTIMNIMGRDDVVAIHVVVDKDKVYDAVIRLKSLGATGILIVPIDRMVP
- the hisH gene encoding imidazole glycerol phosphate synthase subunit HisH, which gives rise to MPVKITIADYGVGNLHSIRKALENCGAKVSIATDLNLLLDAECIIFPGVGAFSRTMERLFSIRDEIVRRLSEGIPCLGICIGMQILFEGSEEGSRPGLGFMNGRVIRLRANKIPHMGWNTVASEDPILHGTGSNFFYFAHSYRAEPREGITVGRTHYYEEFPSIVRKVNTYGTQFHPEKSSTHGLKFLSNFVEFAEGCL
- a CDS encoding imidazoleglycerol-phosphate dehydratase, translated to MKKRMAKLSRKTRETDVEISMVLDGSGTSQIECEDQFLRHMIETFGKYASFDLTMKLVGDNKHHLVEDAAIVLGLALRQAIGDVPVERISSATVPMDDALVSVAVDLIDRPYADIECPNDLYRHFLRSFAMASGITLHVIVQRGFDEHHIIEAIFKALGLALKNAVLRRKDVLSTKEIPRIGRG
- the hisF gene encoding imidazole glycerol phosphate synthase subunit HisF; protein product: MTLLAKRIIPCLDVTEEGVVKGVKFQNLKGVGYPPEMAAEYERQGADEIVFLDISASVKGRKTLLDVVKRTAEKVFVPLTVGGGIRGREDMRDALLAGADKVSINTVAVENPETIALCAEDFGRQCVVVAIDAKREKDSWLVYTHGGRRRTSLNAIDWAIRAEELGAGEILLTSMDADGTQKGYDIELTAAVSEAVGIPVIASGGCGTLEHIYEVFSQTDADAALAASIFHYGVYTVQQVKEYLRERGILVR